Proteins from one Microbacterium sp. Root553 genomic window:
- a CDS encoding DUF501 domain-containing protein has product MTTPPFPTPTAAELAVVSAQLGRTARGVVGIAARCVCGNPTVVATTPRLPDGSPFPTFYYLTHPAATAAMSTLEATQVMPELAALLADDEDVAAAYLEAHRSYLRDRNGFGEVDEISGISAGGMPTRVKCLHALAGHALAAGPGVNPIGDAALERSSWSPDRCRCDEPGAALRGAEASSA; this is encoded by the coding sequence GTGACCACGCCGCCTTTCCCCACGCCCACCGCCGCCGAGCTCGCCGTGGTCTCGGCCCAGCTCGGCAGGACCGCTCGCGGCGTGGTGGGCATCGCCGCGCGCTGCGTGTGCGGCAACCCGACGGTCGTCGCGACGACGCCTCGGCTGCCGGACGGCTCGCCCTTCCCCACGTTCTACTACCTGACGCATCCGGCGGCGACGGCGGCGATGTCGACGCTCGAGGCGACGCAGGTCATGCCCGAGCTCGCCGCCCTGCTCGCGGATGACGAGGATGTCGCGGCCGCCTACCTGGAGGCGCACCGGTCGTACCTGCGCGACCGGAACGGTTTCGGCGAGGTCGACGAGATCTCCGGCATCTCGGCCGGTGGCATGCCCACGCGTGTCAAATGCCTGCATGCTCTGGCCGGACACGCCCTCGCGGCGGGTCCCGGCGTGAACCCGATCGGTGACGCGGCGCTCGAACGCTCCAGCTGGTCACCCGATCGGTGCCGGTGCGACGAGCCCGGCGCCGCCCTGCGCGGCGCCGAGGCATCATCCGCATGA
- a CDS encoding GntR family transcriptional regulator, which translates to MLIRIDADSSRPLFDQVAASVRADVLTGRLGPGDRLPAARELAEALEINLHTVLRAYQQLRDEGLIDLRRGRGAVVSASAAPLADLSQDITALVTRAAALGVSPATLAALIKETDA; encoded by the coding sequence ATGCTGATCCGAATCGATGCCGACAGCTCTCGGCCGCTCTTCGATCAGGTCGCGGCGTCCGTCCGAGCCGATGTCCTGACCGGACGACTCGGCCCCGGCGACCGACTGCCGGCAGCGCGCGAGCTGGCTGAGGCGCTCGAGATCAACCTGCACACCGTGCTCCGTGCGTACCAGCAGCTCAGAGACGAAGGTCTGATCGACCTGCGCCGCGGCAGGGGAGCGGTGGTTTCGGCATCCGCAGCGCCGCTCGCCGACCTCTCACAGGACATCACCGCTCTCGTCACTCGTGCCGCCGCGCTCGGTGTCTCTCCCGCAACCCTGGCCGCCCTCATCAAGGAGACCGACGCATGA
- a CDS encoding O-methyltransferase gives MDATADAWSKTDSYLADLLVGDDPHLEAALAAQRAAGLPEIEVAPVSGKLLHLIARISGARRVLEIGTLGGYSTIWLARAVGAEGRVVTIEAEAGNAAVARGSLDAAGVGDRVDIRIGRGADVLPTLVGGFDLVFIDADKESNTVYLDWAARLGHPGTVVILDNIGREGEIIRDDTTDPKVIGTRDGLRMLGEDPRFDATALQTVGVKGWDGFALAVVVSPSDSDPGADAAAG, from the coding sequence ATGGACGCCACCGCCGATGCCTGGTCGAAGACCGACTCCTATCTCGCCGATCTGCTCGTCGGGGATGATCCGCATCTCGAGGCGGCTCTGGCGGCGCAGCGCGCGGCCGGACTGCCCGAGATCGAGGTGGCACCCGTCTCGGGCAAGCTGCTCCACCTGATCGCGCGGATCAGCGGGGCGCGGCGGGTGCTCGAGATCGGCACCCTCGGCGGGTACTCGACGATCTGGCTGGCACGCGCGGTCGGCGCGGAGGGCCGTGTCGTGACGATCGAAGCAGAGGCCGGCAATGCGGCCGTCGCGCGGGGGAGTCTCGACGCGGCCGGCGTCGGTGACCGGGTCGACATCCGGATCGGGCGCGGCGCGGATGTGCTCCCGACTCTCGTCGGCGGATTCGATCTCGTCTTCATCGACGCCGACAAGGAGTCGAACACCGTCTACCTCGACTGGGCGGCGCGCCTCGGGCATCCCGGCACCGTCGTGATCCTCGACAACATCGGGCGCGAGGGCGAGATCATCCGTGACGACACGACCGATCCGAAGGTGATCGGCACCAGGGACGGACTGCGGATGCTGGGAGAGGACCCCCGCTTCGACGCCACCGCCCTGCAGACCGTCGGGGTCAAGGGATGGGACGGCTTCGCGCTCGCGGTCGTGGTGTCGCCCTCCGACTCGGACCCCGGCGCCGACGCGGCGGCGGGCTAG
- the eno gene encoding phosphopyruvate hydratase: protein MALIEAVGAREILDSRGNPTVEVEVLLDDGVVQRAAVPSGASTGAFEAYELRDGDKSRYGGKGVLKAVDAIIDELGPALEGVEASEQRIVDEILIDTDGTENKQRTGANAILGVSLAVAKAAADSADLPLFRYLGGPNAHVLPVPLFNVINGGEHADNGIDMQEFFLAPIGAETYSEALRWGVETYHVLRGELKAAGYATGLGDEGGFAPDLPSNREGLDFLVKAIEKAGFTPGTDIALGLDVAATEFFSDGVYRLDNKDWSGPELIEYYRGLVADFPIVTIEDALAEDDWDNWKLLTDALGSQVQLVGDDLFVTNPTRLADGIKRGVANSLLVKVNQIGTLTETFDAVSLAQRSGYTAMLSHRSGETEDTTIADLVVATNAGQIKAGAPARSERVAKYNQLLRIEEELGDAAVFAGRSAFPRYQG, encoded by the coding sequence GTGGCACTGATCGAGGCTGTAGGCGCACGCGAGATTCTCGACTCGCGCGGGAACCCGACCGTCGAGGTGGAGGTGCTTCTGGATGACGGTGTCGTCCAGCGCGCGGCCGTCCCGTCGGGCGCATCCACCGGCGCATTCGAGGCGTACGAACTGCGTGACGGCGACAAGAGCCGGTACGGCGGGAAGGGCGTCCTCAAGGCCGTCGATGCCATCATCGACGAGCTGGGCCCGGCCCTCGAGGGTGTCGAGGCGAGCGAGCAGCGCATCGTCGACGAGATCCTGATCGACACCGACGGCACCGAGAACAAGCAGCGCACCGGCGCGAACGCGATCCTCGGCGTCAGCCTGGCCGTCGCCAAGGCCGCGGCCGACTCGGCCGACCTGCCGCTGTTCCGCTACCTCGGCGGACCCAACGCGCACGTCCTGCCCGTCCCGCTGTTCAACGTCATCAACGGCGGCGAGCACGCCGACAACGGCATCGACATGCAGGAGTTCTTCCTCGCGCCGATCGGCGCCGAGACCTACTCCGAGGCGCTCCGCTGGGGCGTCGAGACCTACCACGTGCTGCGCGGCGAGCTGAAGGCCGCCGGCTACGCGACCGGACTCGGCGACGAGGGCGGCTTCGCCCCCGACCTGCCCAGCAACCGCGAGGGTCTCGACTTCCTCGTCAAGGCGATCGAGAAGGCCGGCTTCACGCCGGGCACCGACATCGCGCTGGGCCTCGACGTCGCCGCCACCGAGTTCTTCTCGGACGGCGTCTACCGTCTCGACAACAAGGACTGGAGCGGTCCCGAGCTGATCGAGTACTACCGGGGCCTCGTCGCAGACTTCCCGATCGTGACGATCGAGGATGCTCTGGCCGAAGACGACTGGGACAACTGGAAGCTGCTCACCGATGCTCTCGGCTCGCAGGTCCAGCTCGTCGGCGACGACCTGTTCGTCACCAACCCGACGCGTCTCGCCGACGGCATCAAGCGCGGCGTGGCCAACTCGCTGCTCGTCAAGGTGAACCAGATCGGAACGCTCACCGAGACGTTCGACGCGGTCAGCCTCGCGCAGCGCTCCGGCTACACCGCGATGCTCTCGCACCGCTCCGGCGAGACCGAGGACACCACGATCGCCGACCTCGTCGTCGCCACGAACGCGGGTCAGATCAAGGCGGGTGCGCCTGCTCGCAGCGAGCGCGTCGCGAAGTACAATCAGCTTCTGCGTATCGAAGAGGAGCTGGGCGACGCGGCGGTCTTCGCCGGCCGTTCGGCGTTCCCCCGCTACCAGGGCTGA
- a CDS encoding LacI family DNA-binding transcriptional regulator → MTIYDVAERAGVSISTVSLAVSAPHRVRQETRERIVAAATELGYRMTEGRRVGAARIAVAAPFTTYPSYLRRLSGMLRRARDAAVDIIPYDLDSAAAAEEPLLDVLPTRADVAGLVVMGVPLGGAARRASRAARIPIVYVDVVPSRADAGGPVILVDDRDGGAQIGRHLAHLGHRRVLFVHEPQRSPSYVSAGMLRVEGLVDHVEVVSIALDGPGAVGADVPREAARRGATAIVANHDQYAVAVLAELRSSPPAAPLAVVGYDDGELAAGLDLTTVRQPFEESGRAALERVLALVSGTEVSHETVLLAPTLIERGSTRGKLL, encoded by the coding sequence GTGACCATCTATGACGTCGCGGAGCGCGCGGGAGTGAGCATCTCCACCGTCTCGCTCGCGGTCAGCGCACCGCACCGGGTGCGGCAGGAGACCAGGGAGCGCATCGTCGCCGCGGCCACCGAGCTGGGCTATCGCATGACCGAGGGGCGGCGGGTCGGCGCGGCGCGGATCGCGGTGGCCGCGCCTTTCACGACCTATCCGTCGTACCTGCGCAGGCTCTCCGGCATGCTGCGCCGCGCCAGGGACGCCGCCGTCGACATCATCCCCTACGACCTGGATTCCGCGGCCGCCGCCGAGGAGCCGTTGCTGGATGTGCTGCCCACCCGCGCCGACGTGGCGGGCCTCGTCGTGATGGGGGTGCCGCTGGGCGGGGCCGCACGCCGCGCGAGCCGTGCGGCCCGCATCCCGATCGTCTACGTCGACGTCGTGCCCTCGCGCGCGGATGCCGGGGGACCGGTGATCCTCGTCGACGACCGTGACGGCGGCGCCCAGATCGGCCGGCACCTGGCGCATCTCGGTCACCGACGGGTGCTGTTCGTCCACGAGCCGCAGCGCTCGCCGTCGTACGTGTCGGCGGGGATGCTGCGTGTCGAAGGGCTCGTGGACCACGTCGAGGTCGTGTCTATCGCGCTCGACGGGCCGGGTGCGGTGGGCGCCGACGTCCCGCGGGAAGCCGCCCGCCGGGGCGCGACCGCGATCGTCGCCAACCATGATCAGTATGCGGTGGCGGTGCTCGCCGAGCTCCGCTCCTCGCCTCCGGCCGCGCCCCTCGCGGTGGTCGGATACGACGACGGGGAGCTCGCCGCGGGGCTTGACCTGACCACCGTGCGCCAGCCGTTCGAGGAGAGCGGGCGGGCGGCCCTGGAGCGTGTCCTCGCCCTGGTCTCGGGCACGGAGGTCTCGCACGAGACGGTGCTTCTGGCTCCGACCCTGATCGAACGTGGCTCGACGCGAGGAAAATTGTTATAG
- a CDS encoding CPBP family intramembrane glutamic endopeptidase: MTRLRVTAIAVFTALACGLAWLVALPLWSGDGLAEPLAGIILPVMMFTPAIAALVVTVTMRVPARGERLRFLGMWPLRPAKRVIWLMVLGWLAPPLLVALGVLVAAALGFVRLDLTFAAFSATIAGALPEGTPMPPIGLLVISQIVMIPFAALINSVLAFGEELGWRGWLVPALRPLGTWPTLLLSGAIWGLWHSPIILLGYNFGRTDVTGVLFMVGGCVAWGILFGWLRLRSASIWPAVLAHGSLNAAAGLMLLVAASQPDLALAGPLGVAGWIVAAVIIGVLAVTGQFRRQPELADAPGRLLSAPRATGEPQHSSTP; the protein is encoded by the coding sequence ATGACCCGCCTCCGTGTCACCGCCATCGCCGTGTTCACCGCCCTCGCCTGCGGTCTCGCCTGGCTCGTCGCCCTGCCGCTGTGGTCGGGCGACGGACTCGCCGAGCCGCTCGCCGGCATCATCCTGCCCGTGATGATGTTCACCCCCGCGATCGCCGCGCTCGTGGTGACCGTGACGATGCGCGTCCCCGCGCGCGGCGAGAGGCTGCGATTCCTCGGGATGTGGCCGCTGCGTCCGGCGAAGCGCGTGATCTGGCTGATGGTGCTGGGGTGGCTCGCGCCCCCGTTGCTCGTCGCGCTCGGCGTCCTCGTCGCTGCCGCGCTCGGATTCGTCCGCCTCGACCTGACGTTCGCCGCGTTCTCGGCCACCATCGCCGGAGCTCTTCCCGAGGGCACCCCGATGCCTCCCATCGGCCTGCTCGTGATCTCGCAGATCGTGATGATCCCTTTCGCCGCGCTGATCAACAGCGTGCTGGCTTTCGGCGAGGAGCTGGGCTGGCGGGGGTGGCTCGTGCCGGCGCTGCGCCCGCTCGGCACCTGGCCCACGCTGCTCCTCAGCGGGGCGATCTGGGGACTGTGGCACAGTCCGATCATCCTGCTCGGCTACAACTTCGGCCGCACCGATGTCACGGGCGTCCTCTTCATGGTCGGCGGCTGCGTCGCCTGGGGAATCCTGTTCGGATGGCTGCGCCTGCGCTCCGCGTCGATCTGGCCCGCCGTCCTGGCGCACGGATCGCTCAACGCGGCGGCCGGGCTCATGCTGCTCGTCGCCGCATCGCAGCCCGATCTCGCCCTCGCGGGGCCGCTGGGCGTCGCGGGGTGGATCGTGGCCGCCGTCATCATCGGGGTCCTCGCTGTCACCGGGCAGTTCCGCCGGCAGCCGGAGTTGGCGGATGCGCCGGGACGCCTGCTCTCCGCCCCGCGCGCGACAGGGGAGCCGCAGCACTCGTCCACCCCTTGA
- a CDS encoding S8 family serine peptidase, with amino-acid sequence MTARRMLRSGVVLATIVASVLLLGAAATPPPVPDDPADPVRASEYWLDGARIRDAWQTTRGDGVTIAVIDTGIGKVPGVFDGAVTDGTDVSGTGSPDGRTPVGAIDGNHGSWVASLAAGRGAADGKGMIGVAPEADLLSISVGFGAAAAVPFTEQVAKAMRWAVDNGADIINLSFTTNTLDWDKSWDDAFLYAFEHDVVVVVAAGNRGSGTDIIGAPATIPGVLTVGGVDQTGTASLEASTQGITIGIAAPSEGLLGVSADGTVVSWRGTSGAAPIVAGIAALIRSAHPDLDAANVINRIIKTAIPVEGMSKTPDPLYGYGLIDAEAALNTDLPSVAENPMGDLAEWVRLYRRAETVPQPVPTATPVTVPPLPDADAPTEAGSPLLPSAESLRYGTLPLIALTVPGILIALGVTAAARRIRSARIRTPHS; translated from the coding sequence ATGACGGCGCGTCGGATGCTGCGCAGCGGCGTCGTGCTCGCGACGATCGTGGCATCCGTCCTCCTCCTCGGCGCGGCGGCCACCCCGCCTCCGGTGCCGGACGACCCCGCCGATCCGGTGCGCGCGTCCGAGTACTGGCTCGACGGCGCCCGCATCCGTGACGCGTGGCAGACCACTCGCGGCGACGGCGTGACGATCGCGGTCATCGACACCGGGATCGGCAAGGTCCCGGGGGTGTTCGACGGCGCGGTCACCGACGGTACCGACGTGTCGGGCACCGGCTCGCCGGACGGCCGCACCCCCGTCGGCGCGATCGACGGCAACCACGGTTCATGGGTGGCCTCGCTCGCGGCAGGGCGCGGTGCCGCCGACGGCAAGGGGATGATCGGCGTCGCCCCCGAGGCCGATCTGCTGTCGATCTCGGTCGGCTTCGGCGCGGCCGCGGCAGTGCCCTTCACCGAGCAGGTCGCCAAGGCGATGCGCTGGGCGGTCGACAACGGCGCCGACATCATCAACCTCTCCTTCACCACCAACACGCTCGACTGGGACAAGAGCTGGGACGACGCGTTCCTCTACGCCTTCGAGCACGATGTGGTGGTGGTCGTCGCGGCCGGCAACCGGGGGAGCGGCACCGACATCATCGGCGCCCCGGCCACGATCCCGGGCGTGCTCACCGTCGGCGGAGTCGATCAGACCGGGACCGCCAGCCTCGAGGCGTCGACCCAGGGCATCACGATCGGCATCGCCGCTCCGAGCGAAGGGCTGCTCGGCGTCTCGGCCGACGGCACGGTGGTCTCGTGGCGGGGCACCAGCGGCGCGGCGCCGATCGTGGCGGGGATCGCGGCGCTGATCCGGTCGGCGCACCCCGATCTCGATGCGGCCAACGTGATCAACAGGATCATAAAGACGGCCATCCCCGTCGAGGGGATGTCGAAGACTCCGGATCCCCTGTACGGCTACGGTCTCATCGACGCGGAGGCGGCCCTGAACACCGATCTGCCGTCGGTCGCCGAGAATCCCATGGGCGACCTCGCCGAGTGGGTCCGTCTGTATCGCCGAGCCGAGACCGTTCCTCAGCCGGTGCCCACCGCGACGCCGGTGACGGTGCCGCCGCTGCCCGATGCCGATGCGCCGACAGAGGCCGGTTCACCGCTGCTTCCCAGCGCTGAATCGCTGCGCTACGGTACCCTGCCGCTCATCGCGCTCACAGTCCCTGGTATCCTGATAGCGCTTG
- a CDS encoding FtsB family cell division protein, which produces MARRPAPPSASPGSSRAGAARSSAPRATRSGSPRGSAARDTTARSVDVREWASGIRLSAFSVIMLSLVVLGAWVLVPTLGTFIDQRQKIAALEQSIQVSEDQITALQKERDRWNDPAYITTQARERLYYVKPGEVVYLIDDDLDPAALPQEQGPVSDTLEETPSDWMPQLLRTLTSAGLSDTAAVTR; this is translated from the coding sequence GTGGCACGACGACCGGCTCCTCCTTCGGCGTCTCCGGGGTCGTCCCGAGCCGGGGCGGCGAGGAGCTCCGCGCCCCGCGCGACCCGGTCCGGATCGCCGCGCGGGTCGGCCGCACGCGACACGACGGCGCGCAGCGTCGACGTGCGGGAGTGGGCCTCCGGCATCCGCCTGTCCGCGTTCTCGGTCATCATGCTCTCGCTCGTCGTGCTGGGAGCATGGGTGCTGGTGCCGACGCTGGGGACGTTCATCGATCAGCGTCAGAAGATCGCCGCGCTCGAGCAGTCCATCCAGGTCTCCGAGGATCAGATCACCGCCCTGCAGAAGGAGCGCGACCGCTGGAACGACCCGGCGTACATCACCACACAGGCGCGCGAGCGCCTCTACTACGTCAAGCCGGGTGAGGTCGTCTATCTGATCGACGACGATCTCGACCCCGCCGCGTTGCCGCAGGAGCAGGGTCCCGTCAGCGACACCCTCGAAGAGACGCCGTCGGACTGGATGCCGCAGCTGCTGCGCACGCTCACCTCCGCCGGCCTGAGCGACACGGCGGCGGTCACCCGCTGA